A stretch of Lactuca sativa cultivar Salinas chromosome 6, Lsat_Salinas_v11, whole genome shotgun sequence DNA encodes these proteins:
- the LOC111903323 gene encoding transcription repressor MYB5: MGKMVEIGMKKGPWTPEEDEILSSYIKREGGGRWRTLPKKAGLRRCGKSCRLRWMNYLRPSVKRGGISPEEEDLILRLHCLLGNRWALIAGRIPGRTDNEIKNYWNTNLSKKLISQGIDPRTHKPLSSSSSNPNYQNFVHLSCSMEQPEVGLPNSNEIISNPNSNKDENKEDEILSYSADDAFLDSLINEEM; this comes from the exons ATGGGAAAGATGGTGGAGATAGGGATGAAGAAAGGGCCATGGACACCTGAAGAAGATGAGATTTTATCAAGTTATATTAAGAGAGAAGGTGGAGGGAGGTGGCGGACACTGCCTAAGAAGGCGGGGCTCCGGCGGTGTGGGAAGAGCTGCCGCCTCCGGTGGATGAACTACCTTCGTCCTTCTGTCAAACGAGGCGGCATCTCACCGGAGGAAGAAGACCTCATCCTCCGCCTCCACTGCCTTCTTGGAAACCG GTGGGCTTTGATAGCGGGAAGAATTCCCGGGAGAACAGATAATGAGATAAAGAACTATTGGAACACAAATCTTAGTAAGAAGTTGATTAGTCAAGGGATTGATCCAAGAACTCATAAACCattatcatcatcttcttcaaacccTAATTATCAGAATTTTGTTCATTTATCTTGTTCGATGGAACAACCGGAAGTGGGTTTGCCAAATTCCAATGAAATCAtctcaaaccctaattccaaCAAAGATGAAAATAAAGAAGATGAGATTCTTAGCTACTCTGCTGATGATGCGTTCTTGGATTCGTTAATTAATGAAGAAATGTGA
- the LOC111903322 gene encoding peptidyl-tRNA hydrolase, mitochondrial, translating into MLSKLYFNRRFCTAIQSPRPWLFVGLGNPGDKFKGTRHNVGFNMIDTFAESQGIDMDTVFCKAIFGKGIVDGVPVLLAKPQTYMNLSGESSGPLAAYYKLPLNRVLVFHDDMDLPCGVLRLQPKGGHGSHNGMKSVIHHFRGNREFARLRIGIGKPPGQMDPKAFLLQKFNATAQERIDVGLKEGVVALKELVSKGVEESARSFNTDQKYKHIKISVN; encoded by the exons ATGCTAAGCAAACTCTATTTCAATCGCCGCTTCTGTACTGCAATTCAATCACCGCGTCCATGGCTGTTCGTTGGCTTGGGCAATCCAGGGGACAAATTTAAAGGAACAAGACACAAT GTCGGGTTTAACATGATTGATACTTTCGCGGAGTCGCAAGGGATCGATATGGATACAGTTTTCTGTAAAGCGATTTTCGGAAAAG GCATTGTAGATGGTGTTCCTGTTTTACTCGCAAAACCTCAAACATATATGAATTTGAGTGGTGAATCG AGTGGCCCACTTGCTGCCTATTACAAATTACCTCTAAATCGAGTCCTAGTA TTCCATGATGACATGGATTTACCATGTGGGGTTCTTCGGCTTCAACCCAAGGGAGGCCATGGGAGCCATAATGG GATGAAGAGTGTGATTCATCATTTCCGTGGGAATCGTGAGTTTGCACGTTTAAGAATCG GCATAGGAAAGCCTCCTGGTCAAATGGATCCCAAAGCCTTCTTGCTTCAGAAATTCAATGCAACAGCTCAAGAACGA ATTGATGTTGGTTTGAAAGAGGGAGTTGTTGCATTAAAAGAACTTGTGTCAAAGGGTGTGGAAGAGAGTGCTAGAAGCTTCAACACAGACCAAAAATACAAACACATCAAGATTTCTGTAAACTGA